A genome region from Arthrobacter agilis includes the following:
- a CDS encoding DUF1206 domain-containing protein, whose translation MTPGGRVTTDSSADQQGLVGRAADAVEQATDTRALDVVARLGFAALAVVHILIGFIAVRLAFGGNGEAEPTGALEEVAEGQLGTPALWICAVGCAGLALWQLSEATLRARHLPTGKRIGKHISSGALAVIYGSMAGTFARFALGDGPDSSESTVDFTRTLLASGIGILLVFATAAVVLGIGVHFVVKGLRRGFRPELRKFEDTRRGRLIEVIGVVGHVAKGLALLLVGGLFVLAGLHRNPQESTGLDGSLKALQYHPMGVYVLTIIAIGLICYGVFAVVRAMFGRM comes from the coding sequence GTGACACCGGGAGGACGGGTGACCACGGACAGCAGTGCCGACCAGCAGGGGCTGGTGGGCCGGGCCGCCGATGCCGTCGAGCAGGCGACCGATACCCGCGCTCTCGATGTGGTCGCGCGGCTCGGCTTCGCCGCGCTCGCTGTGGTCCACATCCTGATCGGTTTCATCGCGGTGCGCCTCGCCTTCGGCGGCAACGGCGAGGCCGAGCCGACCGGGGCCCTGGAGGAAGTGGCCGAAGGGCAGCTCGGCACACCGGCCCTGTGGATCTGCGCCGTGGGATGTGCGGGCCTGGCCCTGTGGCAGCTCAGCGAGGCCACCCTCCGGGCGCGGCACCTGCCCACCGGCAAACGCATCGGCAAGCACATCTCGTCCGGCGCGCTCGCCGTCATCTACGGATCGATGGCGGGGACCTTCGCCCGGTTCGCCCTCGGCGACGGACCCGATTCGTCCGAGTCGACGGTGGACTTCACGCGGACCCTCCTGGCCTCCGGCATCGGGATCCTCCTCGTGTTCGCCACCGCCGCGGTGGTCCTCGGCATCGGCGTGCACTTCGTGGTCAAGGGGCTCCGCCGCGGATTCCGGCCGGAGCTCCGGAAGTTCGAGGACACCCGCCGCGGACGCCTGATCGAGGTGATCGGCGTCGTCGGCCATGTTGCAAAGGGGCTGGCGCTGCTCCTCGTGGGTGGGCTGTTCGTCCTCGCCGGCCTGCACCGCAATCCGCAGGAGTCCACGGGACTCGACGGCAGCCTCAAGGCGCTCCAGTACCACCCGATGGGCGTGTACGTGCTGACGATCATCGCGATAGGGCTCATCTGCTACGGCGTCTTCGCCGTCGTCCGCGCCATGTTCGGCCGCATGTGA
- a CDS encoding GGDEF domain-containing protein: MPNDDAVIEGGSLRLAQERDLTALLEAMEISADLPRVVGEATEIRGIAEDLGRLDVAFWAEVTGLDALARTEGAPGARTRGQEILEWAREQGDARLASRCHALIAMMDLVAGHSGSGAEQATIAVSLLDGSELPRLRAKLLTRQALGLLGAGLLQHGFDVSRRALTLAEQLDDHVLLGQLASNAFHAALDEAMPDEARFWMRRLEAAIAASPDLESELADVLARGHLADTRPWDALDVLERSADDDPVNLQPETRAIRMLLLAQAHHGVGDLPAARSALDRAERITARHALEEVASMILEERAAIAASGADFRLAYELHRQFHQAARSRWIEARRSQVDHLFAEQNVTEALARAEQAEAAVAVDPLTKVRNRRWVEDSLPDVVLTWQSSEPSTGSLALLDLDHFKQVNDRFGHPAGDDVLVAVASCLEACPGVRHVARIGGEEFLLVLRQHADQEQVAQQVLSAVRGLRWPHIHSGLRLTASLGFAACVPGSTSDTLLREADRNLYRAKRAGRDRAVGLW, from the coding sequence ATGCCCAACGACGACGCCGTGATCGAAGGCGGTTCCCTTCGTCTTGCACAGGAACGGGACCTCACCGCCCTGCTGGAAGCAATGGAGATCAGCGCGGACCTCCCCCGCGTGGTGGGTGAAGCCACCGAGATCCGCGGTATCGCCGAAGACCTCGGGCGACTCGATGTGGCCTTCTGGGCGGAGGTGACCGGCCTCGATGCGCTGGCCCGCACCGAGGGTGCCCCCGGGGCGCGGACGCGTGGGCAGGAGATCCTCGAGTGGGCGCGTGAACAGGGCGACGCGCGGCTGGCAAGCCGCTGCCATGCCCTGATCGCGATGATGGACCTCGTCGCCGGGCACTCGGGGTCCGGGGCCGAACAGGCGACGATCGCCGTCTCCCTGCTGGACGGCTCCGAGCTGCCCCGCCTTCGGGCGAAGTTGCTGACGCGCCAGGCCCTCGGCCTCCTGGGCGCGGGCCTCCTGCAGCACGGCTTCGACGTGTCCCGCAGGGCACTCACCCTCGCCGAGCAGCTGGACGATCATGTGCTCCTCGGCCAGTTGGCGTCCAACGCGTTCCACGCCGCACTCGACGAGGCCATGCCCGACGAAGCACGCTTCTGGATGCGACGGCTGGAGGCGGCGATCGCCGCCTCCCCCGACCTCGAGTCCGAGCTGGCCGACGTCCTCGCCCGCGGCCATCTGGCCGACACGCGCCCCTGGGACGCCCTCGATGTGCTCGAGCGGTCCGCGGACGACGACCCCGTGAACCTGCAGCCCGAGACGCGCGCCATCAGGATGCTCCTGCTGGCGCAGGCGCATCACGGGGTCGGCGATCTCCCCGCCGCGCGTTCTGCGCTCGACAGGGCGGAGCGCATCACCGCGCGTCACGCACTCGAGGAAGTCGCCTCCATGATCCTCGAGGAACGGGCTGCCATCGCGGCCTCCGGCGCGGACTTCCGCCTCGCCTACGAGCTGCACCGCCAGTTCCACCAGGCGGCGCGGAGCCGGTGGATCGAGGCCCGACGCTCCCAGGTGGATCATCTCTTCGCCGAGCAGAACGTCACCGAGGCCCTCGCGCGGGCCGAGCAGGCCGAAGCCGCCGTCGCGGTGGACCCCCTCACCAAGGTGCGCAACCGGCGCTGGGTGGAGGACTCGCTGCCCGACGTCGTCCTCACATGGCAGAGCAGCGAACCGTCGACGGGTTCACTGGCGCTCCTCGACCTCGACCACTTCAAGCAGGTCAACGACCGCTTCGGGCATCCGGCGGGCGACGACGTCCTGGTCGCCGTCGCCTCCTGCCTCGAGGCATGCCCCGGGGTGCGGCATGTGGCCCGGATCGGCGGCGAGGAGTTCCTCCTCGTGCTGCGCCAGCACGCCGATCAGGAACAGGTGGCGCAGCAGGTGCTGTCCGCCGTCCGAGGGCTCCGGTGGCCGCACATCCATTCCGGACTGCGCCTCACGGCGAGCCTCGGTTTCGCCGCATGCGTGCCGGGCTCGACGTCGGACACCCTCCTGCGCGAAGCCGACCGGAACCTCTACAGGGCCAAACGGGCAGGACGCGACCGCGCCGTCGGACTCTGGTAG
- a CDS encoding MerR family transcriptional regulator, with translation MDYPISTVARLTGTTSRTLRHYGDIGLLAPSRVGTNGYRYYDSAALVRLQRILLLRSLGLPLPAIGEVMADTRAEAPASALRAHLQVLRGEQERLDRQITAVLTTVEALERGEEPMPEDMFNGFDHTRYREEVEERWGRDAYADGDSWWRSKTQEEKDAFGKEVADLNADWTAAATRNIAPTGEEALALAGRHIAWLAGIPGTPRGADGSLAREYIRGLGEMYVGDPRFAANYGGRQGAELVQAALGAWLERQD, from the coding sequence GTGGACTATCCGATCAGCACCGTCGCCCGCCTGACCGGCACCACGAGCCGGACGCTGCGCCACTACGGTGATATCGGCCTGCTCGCACCATCCCGGGTGGGTACCAACGGCTACCGGTACTACGACTCGGCAGCGCTCGTGCGCCTCCAGCGCATCCTGCTGCTGAGGTCCCTGGGGTTGCCGTTGCCGGCTATCGGCGAGGTCATGGCAGACACCCGCGCGGAAGCACCGGCGTCGGCCCTGCGTGCCCACCTCCAGGTCCTCCGCGGCGAGCAGGAACGGCTCGACCGGCAGATCACTGCGGTCCTCACCACGGTGGAGGCCCTCGAACGGGGAGAAGAACCCATGCCAGAAGACATGTTCAACGGATTCGACCACACGCGCTACCGGGAGGAGGTCGAGGAGCGGTGGGGCCGTGACGCCTACGCCGACGGTGATTCCTGGTGGCGCAGCAAGACGCAGGAGGAAAAGGACGCCTTCGGGAAGGAGGTCGCGGACCTCAACGCCGACTGGACGGCCGCCGCGACGAGGAACATCGCGCCCACGGGTGAGGAGGCGCTGGCGCTCGCCGGCCGGCATATCGCCTGGCTCGCAGGCATCCCCGGGACTCCGCGCGGAGCGGACGGCTCACTGGCCCGCGAGTACATCCGAGGGCTGGGGGAGATGTACGTCGGCGATCCGCGCTTCGCCGCGAACTACGGCGGCCGGCAGGGCGCCGAGCTCGTGCAGGCAGCGCTCGGGGCGTGGCTGGAGCGCCAGGACTGA
- a CDS encoding helix-turn-helix domain-containing protein encodes MTARAPRSAAALPPEQAGPLRRALTDSADVTVFVDGTAHRLPDEAQAAVVDLLARLSDGDSVQVTSVAELLTTSQAAELAGISHSYLRKLTDAGTLPVEYRGSHRRLRRSDVEEWLRGQLRRREPLSAPAGDEGVPGTDSGAAR; translated from the coding sequence ATGACGGCCAGGGCCCCACGATCCGCAGCAGCACTTCCACCCGAGCAGGCGGGACCCCTACGCCGCGCGCTCACCGACAGCGCCGACGTGACGGTCTTCGTGGACGGCACGGCGCACCGGCTCCCGGACGAGGCGCAGGCCGCCGTCGTCGACCTCCTCGCGCGCCTGTCCGACGGCGACTCCGTGCAGGTGACCTCCGTGGCCGAACTGCTGACCACGTCCCAGGCGGCCGAGCTCGCCGGGATCTCGCACAGCTATCTGCGCAAGCTCACGGACGCGGGCACCCTGCCGGTCGAGTACCGCGGATCGCACCGTCGCCTCCGGCGGTCCGACGTCGAGGAATGGCTCCGCGGGCAGCTGCGCCGCAGGGAACCCCTGTCCGCCCCCGCAGGCGACGAGGGAGTCCCCGGGACGGATTCGGGCGCGGCACGCTAG
- a CDS encoding PucR family transcriptional regulator, which produces MQNQAIDEVVESIAQSLGRDLSLEDPDGVLLAYSSHHGTADRVRVNFLLSKRVPADVSEWQLLHGIAQAVRAVAVPANEDLGMLARVCVPLLVRGFRVGYLWVQQQSSEDPASGILAALPAVRPMIDRLAELLLETDTASSERRTRREATFLAACRGVAAAVEELRDWRELGGNGPWRLAVVHEPSASATPTDGDDPLEAALLQRTLALQATVGVAPVLFSAGASGFSVLLCAAGIGPAALQQVLDRCRTVTAKRAGRPAGRIVLGLSGPVADPRDLAEAFHQARHTVQAAAVDPQLGDVTSYADIGVYQFLGAVGWQAPAHGSVHFAELGEADHVDELLPVLELLYDKNGSVQDVAAQLHLHRSSVYNRLTRIRSVIGVDPLAGMVRLELHLALKARRWRARPRFELT; this is translated from the coding sequence GTGCAGAACCAGGCCATCGACGAGGTCGTCGAGTCGATCGCGCAGTCGCTCGGACGCGATCTCTCCCTCGAGGACCCGGACGGCGTCCTCCTCGCCTACAGCAGCCACCATGGCACGGCGGACCGCGTGCGGGTCAATTTCCTGCTGAGCAAGCGGGTTCCCGCCGACGTCAGCGAATGGCAGCTCCTGCACGGCATCGCCCAGGCGGTGCGCGCCGTCGCCGTGCCCGCGAACGAGGACCTCGGGATGCTCGCGCGGGTCTGCGTGCCCCTGCTCGTCCGGGGCTTCCGGGTGGGCTACCTCTGGGTGCAGCAGCAGTCCAGTGAGGATCCCGCCTCCGGGATCCTTGCCGCGCTGCCCGCGGTGCGCCCGATGATCGACCGCCTCGCCGAACTCCTCCTCGAGACGGACACGGCGTCCTCCGAGCGCCGGACACGGCGGGAAGCGACCTTCCTCGCCGCCTGCCGCGGGGTCGCGGCCGCGGTCGAGGAGTTGCGCGACTGGCGTGAGCTCGGCGGGAACGGCCCCTGGCGTCTGGCGGTGGTGCACGAACCGTCGGCCTCGGCCACGCCCACCGACGGCGACGATCCACTCGAGGCGGCGCTCCTGCAGCGGACCCTGGCGCTCCAGGCGACGGTCGGCGTCGCACCCGTACTCTTCAGCGCCGGTGCCTCCGGCTTCTCGGTGCTCCTGTGCGCGGCCGGGATCGGTCCGGCGGCGCTGCAGCAGGTCCTCGACCGGTGCCGGACCGTGACCGCCAAACGGGCAGGGCGGCCGGCGGGCCGGATCGTGCTCGGGCTGAGTGGGCCCGTCGCCGACCCCCGCGATCTCGCCGAGGCGTTCCACCAGGCCCGGCACACCGTACAGGCGGCGGCGGTGGACCCGCAGCTCGGCGACGTGACCTCCTACGCGGACATCGGCGTCTACCAGTTCCTCGGGGCCGTGGGATGGCAGGCTCCCGCGCACGGCAGCGTCCACTTCGCCGAGCTGGGCGAGGCCGACCACGTGGACGAACTGCTGCCGGTCCTGGAACTGCTCTATGACAAGAACGGCTCGGTGCAGGACGTCGCCGCCCAGCTCCACCTGCACCGGAGCAGCGTCTACAACCGGCTGACGAGGATCCGGTCCGTGATCGGCGTCGACCCGCTCGCCGGGATGGTGCGGCTGGAGCTGCACCTCGCCCTCAAGGCCCGCCGGTGGAGGGCCCGTCCACGGTTCGAGCTCACCTAG
- the ald gene encoding alanine dehydrogenase, producing MIIGVPKEVKNNEFRVAITASGVHEFRAHGHTVLVERGAGVGSSITDAEYEAAGAELVDAADDVWARADMVLKVKEPVAAEYHRFRKGLILFTYLHLAAEPELTRALLEAGVTAIAYETVQDGRSLPLLAPMSEVAGRLSVQVGAQVMTAPAGGPGLLLGGVAGVRPAKVVVLGAGVAGTNATAMAVGTGAEVTILDINIARLREIDALYSGRVKTVASNSLEIEKSVLEADLVIGSVLIPGARAPKLVTNSLVARMKPGSVLVDIAVDQGGCFEDSRVTTHEDPTFTVHGSLFYCVGNMPGAVPNTSTYALTNVTLRYAVALADRGVRAAFEADPALARGLNVAAGQVAHHSVSQAHGLELAADWAALV from the coding sequence ATGATCATCGGCGTCCCCAAAGAAGTGAAGAACAACGAGTTCCGCGTCGCCATCACGGCCTCCGGCGTCCATGAGTTCCGGGCCCACGGGCACACCGTGCTCGTGGAGCGCGGGGCGGGCGTGGGCTCGAGCATCACGGACGCCGAGTACGAGGCCGCGGGCGCGGAGCTCGTCGACGCCGCGGACGACGTGTGGGCACGCGCGGACATGGTCCTGAAGGTCAAGGAGCCGGTCGCCGCCGAGTACCACCGGTTCCGCAAGGGGCTCATCCTGTTCACCTACCTCCACCTCGCCGCGGAGCCCGAGCTGACGCGGGCGCTCCTCGAGGCCGGGGTCACCGCGATCGCCTACGAGACCGTGCAGGACGGGCGCTCCCTGCCCCTGCTCGCGCCGATGTCCGAGGTGGCCGGACGCCTCTCCGTCCAGGTCGGCGCACAGGTCATGACCGCTCCCGCCGGGGGCCCCGGCCTGCTGCTCGGCGGCGTCGCCGGCGTCCGCCCGGCGAAGGTCGTCGTCCTGGGAGCGGGCGTCGCAGGCACCAATGCGACGGCGATGGCCGTGGGCACCGGCGCCGAGGTGACCATCCTGGACATCAACATCGCCCGCCTGCGCGAGATCGACGCCCTCTACTCCGGCCGCGTGAAGACCGTCGCGTCGAACTCGCTGGAGATCGAGAAGTCGGTGCTGGAGGCGGACCTCGTCATCGGGTCGGTGCTCATCCCCGGCGCCCGGGCCCCGAAGCTCGTGACGAACTCCCTCGTGGCCCGCATGAAGCCCGGCAGTGTCCTGGTGGACATCGCCGTGGACCAGGGCGGGTGCTTCGAGGACTCCCGCGTGACCACGCACGAGGACCCGACGTTCACCGTCCACGGCTCACTCTTCTACTGCGTGGGCAATATGCCGGGCGCCGTCCCGAACACCTCGACCTACGCGCTGACCAACGTGACGCTCCGCTACGCCGTCGCACTGGCGGACAGGGGCGTCAGGGCAGCCTTCGAGGCGGACCCGGCACTCGCCCGCGGACTGAATGTCGCCGCGGGCCAGGTGGCCCACCACTCGGTGTCGCAGGCGCACGGCCTCGAGCTGGCGGCGGACTGGGCGGCACTCGTCTAG
- a CDS encoding Gfo/Idh/MocA family protein, with amino-acid sequence MGPTPGTVATVLVGFGHGGRVFHAPLIAHEPGLELAAIVTRSPDRRAEARAAHPGAVVTATLEEALRAVPEVGLAVISTPPRTHAPLAAAAIGRGLHVVVDKPFVVRAADGERLADAARAAGRLLVPFHNRRWDGDFLTVQSLVSSGALGRVRAFESAMESWKASVTKPWKRDATADEGGGVLYDLGPHLIDQALVLFGPAVPVYAELGTEREGAAAEDSLFLVLDHEGGVRSHLHAGTLVPLARPRFRVTGTAAGLTITGSDPQEDLLAAGVRPDDLPAAVGTPGAGGGRGQLAHAGRAEPLPVGPGAYPFFYARLAAAVRGEGPPPVEAEDALAVTRIIEQVHASFPARSSSE; translated from the coding sequence ATGGGACCGACGCCGGGCACGGTGGCGACCGTGCTCGTCGGATTCGGCCACGGCGGCCGCGTCTTCCACGCCCCGCTGATCGCCCATGAACCCGGCCTCGAACTCGCCGCCATCGTCACGCGGAGCCCCGACCGCCGGGCGGAGGCCCGCGCCGCCCATCCGGGCGCCGTCGTCACCGCGACGCTGGAGGAGGCGCTGCGGGCCGTGCCGGAGGTGGGGCTTGCGGTGATCTCCACGCCTCCGAGGACGCACGCGCCCCTGGCTGCCGCGGCGATCGGCAGGGGACTGCATGTCGTGGTGGACAAGCCCTTCGTGGTGCGTGCCGCGGACGGCGAGCGCCTCGCCGATGCGGCACGGGCAGCGGGCCGGCTGCTCGTCCCGTTCCACAACCGGCGCTGGGACGGCGATTTCCTGACCGTGCAGTCGCTGGTCTCCTCGGGTGCCCTGGGCCGTGTACGGGCCTTCGAGTCGGCGATGGAGTCCTGGAAGGCGTCCGTCACGAAGCCGTGGAAGCGGGACGCGACGGCGGACGAGGGCGGGGGAGTCCTGTACGACCTCGGCCCGCACCTCATCGACCAGGCGCTGGTGCTCTTCGGTCCTGCTGTCCCGGTCTACGCGGAGCTGGGAACGGAGCGCGAGGGCGCCGCCGCGGAGGACTCGCTGTTCCTCGTGCTCGATCACGAGGGCGGCGTCAGGAGCCACCTCCACGCCGGGACGCTCGTCCCCCTGGCCCGGCCCCGGTTCCGCGTCACGGGCACTGCCGCGGGTCTGACCATCACGGGCTCCGACCCGCAGGAGGATCTGCTGGCGGCGGGCGTCCGCCCGGACGACCTTCCCGCCGCGGTCGGCACTCCCGGCGCAGGCGGCGGTCGGGGGCAGCTGGCGCACGCCGGCCGAGCCGAGCCGCTGCCGGTCGGCCCGGGCGCCTATCCGTTCTTCTACGCCCGTCTTGCCGCCGCTGTCAGGGGTGAGGGCCCTCCGCCGGTGGAGGCGGAGGACGCCCTCGCGGTCACGCGCATCATCGAGCAGGTCCACGCGTCCTTCCCGGCCCGGAGCAGCTCCGAGTAG